One window from the genome of Lacerta agilis isolate rLacAgi1 chromosome 16, rLacAgi1.pri, whole genome shotgun sequence encodes:
- the TRPC4 gene encoding short transient receptor potential channel 4 isoform X4, which produces MWDGGLQDYIHDWWNLMDFVMNSLYLATISLKIVAFSKYSGLLPRQSWDMWHPTLVAEALFAIANIFSSLRLISLFTANSHLGPLQISLGRMLLDILKFLFIYCLVLLAFANGLNQLYFYYETNDANRCKGIRCENQNNAFSTLFETLQSLFWSVFGLINLYVTNVDARHEFTEFVGATMFGTYNVISLVVLLNMLIAMMNNSYQLIADHADIEWKFARTKLWMSYFEEGGTLPTPFNVIPSPKSLWYLIRWLWRQVFRKKIRKKPESFGTIGRRAADNLRRHNQYQEVMRNLVKRYVAAMIRDAKTEEGLTEENFKELKQDISSFRFEVLGLLKGNKLSNLQSSKVSREESSLPESDEGNENGGDEKNKKRNLSLFDITSMIHPKAVARASEAHSHSNGSAMMTRVSSKEKQRKVNLVSDVKKFGFFHRQSKSAEQRTSIYSISEEVSRQQAEECEKAPEMGVKALVVNCELNIRDLSESCTAGTHNQARNEALDSKVDEKIAASEMKKANLPTPKDSPDNEQDFSSSDSVVKQETVVQDNYLTTRL; this is translated from the exons ATGTGGGATGGTGGCCTTCAGGATTATATTCATGACTGGTGGAACCTGATGGATTTTGTAATGAACTCATTGTACCTGGCAACAATATCTTTAAAAATTGTTGCATTTTCAAAG TACAGTGGGCTGCTCCCAAGACAGAGCTGGGATATGTGGCACCCAACACTGGTGGCTGAGGCACTGTTTGCTATTGCAAACATCTTTAGTTCTCTGCGCCTGATCTCATTATTCACTGCAAATTCTCATCTGGGACCATTGCAGATCTCTCTTGGAAGAATGTTACTGGACATTTTAAAGTTTCTTTTCATCTACTGTCTTGTGCTGCTAGCTTTTGCAAATGGACTTAACCAGCTATATTTCTATTATGAAACAAATGATGCCAATCGCTGTAAAGGGATTCGGTGTGAAAATCAAAACAATGCATTTTCAAC tttatTTGAAACCCTCCAGTCACTGTTTTGGTCCGTGTTTGGGCTCATCAACCTATATGTGACCAATGTAGACGCACGACATGAATTCACTGAGTTTGTTGGGGCCACCATGTTTGGGACCTACAATGTCATCTCTCTGGTCGTCCTTCTCAACATGTTGATAGCTATGATGAACAATTCCTATCAGCTCATTGCT GATCATGCAGACATTGAATGGAAATTTGCTCGCACAAAACTTTGGATGAGTTACTTCGAAGAAGGAGGGACTCTGCCTACTCCGTTTAATGTCATACCAAGTCCAAAATCTCTCTGGTACCTGATCAGATGGCTGTGGAGACAAGTGTTCaggaaaaaaatcagaaagaaacCTGAAAGTTTTGGAACAATTGGG AGGCGTGCAGCTGATAATTTGAGAAGGCATAATCAGTATCAG GAGGTGATGAGAAATCTGGTTAAGAGATACGTGGCTGCAATGATAAGAGATGCTAAAACTGAAGAGGGGTTGACCGAAGAGAATTTTAAG GAGTTAAAGCAAGATATTTCCAGTTTCCGCTTTGAAGTCCTGGGTTTGTTAAAAGGAAACAAGCTGTCTAATTTACAGTCCTCGAAAGTCAGCAGAGAAGAGTCCTCTTTGCCGGAATCTGATGAAGGAAATGAAAATGGAGGAGACGAGAAAAATAAGAAGAGAAACCTTAGCCTTTTTGACATAACTTCAATGATTCACCCCAAAGCAGTGGCAAGAGCCTCTGAGGCACACAGCCACAGCAATGGGTCAGCCATGATGACAAGAGTTTCCTCCAAGGAAAAGCAGAGGAAAGTGAATTTGGTGAGTGATGTAAAGAAGTTTGGGTTCTTTCACAGACAATCCAAAAGTGCTGAGCAAAGGACGAGTATTTACTCGATTTCTGAAGAAGTTTCGCGCCAACAAGCAGAAGAATGTGAGAAAGCTCCTGAAATGGGAGTGAAAGCGTTGGTTGTGAACTGTGAACTCAACATTCGGGATCTCAGTGAAAGCTGTACAGCAGGCACTCATAATCAGGCCAGAAATGAGGCACTGGACTCAAAGGTGGATGAGAAAATTGCTGCTTCTGAAATGAAGAAGGCTAATTTGCCCACACCAAAGGATTCTCCGGACAATGAGCAGGACTTCAGTAGTAGTGACTCTGTTGTGAAACAAGAAACAGTTGTTCAGGACAATTACCTGACGACAAGATTGTGA